ACGTGATCTGGTTCCTGGTGGGGGCGATCGCGAGCCTGGTCGGCTTCCTCATCAAGGTGGCGGTGCTGGTGGGCGTGGCCGCCGCGGTGGTGATCCTGGTGAAGAAGGCCGCCAAGAGCTGAGGTTGACGGTGGGTCGGCCGGCCGCGTCACGACGCCGGCC
The window above is part of the Kitasatospora sp. HUAS MG31 genome. Proteins encoded here:
- a CDS encoding DUF5326 family protein, with protein sequence MAELWKSLPSWVRNIVVPIIVLILAWNVIWFLVGAIASLVGFLIKVAVLVGVAAAVVILVKKAAKS